One segment of Capnocytophaga sp. oral taxon 878 DNA contains the following:
- a CDS encoding beta-ketoacyl-ACP synthase III, with translation MNVYITKVSKYLPNNPIGNEQMETFLGLINQNASKARRLVLRNNGILTRYYALDEQGNPTHNNAQLTALAIQKLLDGEVPWDTIEVLSCGTSTPDVLLPSHTSMVHGILGGHSVELNASSGVCNSGMNALKFGYLSVKAGNSVNAVCTGSERVSAWLRADKYENEVQLLAELEAHPAIAFKKDFLRFMLSDGAGAFLLENKPREGALQIEWMDAYSYAHELEACMYAGGDKLPDGSLKAWSEYPAEAWLSESIFAIKQDVKLLNENILLKGAESMRATLDKHQLSADDITYFLPHISSCYFKERLYEALKTVGIDLPLERWFINLPEVGNVGSASAYLMLEALMHSGKLKTGDTVLLSVPESGRFSYSYAFLKAV, from the coding sequence ATGAATGTCTATATAACAAAAGTAAGTAAATATTTACCTAACAATCCCATTGGCAACGAGCAAATGGAGACTTTCTTAGGTCTCATAAACCAAAATGCCTCTAAAGCGCGACGCCTTGTGCTACGCAACAATGGTATTCTCACGCGTTACTATGCCCTTGACGAGCAAGGTAACCCTACTCATAACAATGCCCAGCTTACGGCTTTGGCAATACAAAAGCTATTGGACGGCGAAGTGCCTTGGGATACTATTGAGGTGCTCTCTTGCGGTACCTCTACCCCCGATGTGCTCTTGCCCTCGCACACCTCTATGGTACACGGCATTTTGGGCGGACACTCAGTAGAACTGAATGCCTCTTCAGGGGTGTGTAACTCAGGAATGAATGCCCTCAAATTTGGCTATTTATCAGTAAAGGCGGGCAATAGTGTGAATGCAGTATGCACGGGCTCTGAACGTGTATCGGCGTGGTTGCGTGCTGATAAATACGAAAACGAAGTACAACTCTTAGCCGAATTAGAAGCACACCCTGCGATTGCCTTTAAAAAAGATTTCTTGCGCTTTATGCTCTCCGATGGAGCAGGGGCTTTTCTGTTAGAAAACAAACCGCGTGAAGGCGCTTTGCAAATAGAATGGATGGATGCTTATTCGTATGCTCACGAGCTCGAAGCGTGTATGTATGCCGGTGGCGACAAACTCCCCGATGGCAGCCTCAAAGCTTGGAGCGAATACCCTGCCGAAGCGTGGCTTAGTGAATCTATTTTTGCTATCAAGCAAGATGTGAAGCTGCTCAATGAGAATATTTTACTAAAAGGAGCTGAAAGTATGCGTGCTACCTTAGATAAACACCAACTATCAGCAGATGATATTACTTATTTCTTGCCACATATCTCGTCTTGTTATTTCAAAGAACGCCTATATGAAGCCCTCAAAACAGTAGGTATCGACCTTCCGTTAGAACGCTGGTTTATCAACCTCCCTGAAGTAGGCAATGTAGGCTCTGCCTCTGCTTACTTGATGTTAGAAGCCTTAATGCATTCAGGCAAACTCAAAACCGGCGATACGGTGTTGCTATCAGTGCCCGAGAGCGGTCGTTTTTCATACTCCTATGCTTTCTTAAAAGCAGTATAA
- a CDS encoding acyl carrier protein: protein MNIHQYLPHRPPMQMVDTVINISNTQVVTEFLIKPSCIFTENNLLAEIGLIENMAQTCSAIVGQFLVSENNNNKLIGYLSTIKEAQIFSLPSIQQTVRTEAQLLSRLDTDAFYLCALQCQSFCNHTLLATAQMNLVISIYQK from the coding sequence ATGAACATCCACCAATATCTTCCTCATCGGCCTCCTATGCAAATGGTTGATACTGTTATCAATATCAGTAACACACAAGTAGTAACCGAATTTCTAATAAAACCCAGCTGTATCTTTACTGAAAATAACCTCCTTGCCGAAATAGGTCTTATTGAAAATATGGCTCAGACCTGTTCTGCCATTGTAGGTCAATTCTTAGTCAGTGAAAACAACAATAACAAGCTCATAGGATACCTCAGTACTATCAAAGAAGCCCAAATCTTCTCCCTCCCATCAATACAACAAACCGTACGTACCGAGGCTCAACTACTTTCTCGCCTTGATACCGATGCCTTTTACCTCTGTGCCCTACAATGCCAATCCTTCTGCAACCATACCCTTTTAGCTACCGCTCAAATGAATTTAGTTATTTCCATCTATCAAAAATGA
- a CDS encoding nitroreductase family protein, which yields MDFLNLAQTRYTTKKYSGKGVAEADIEKLKEILRLAPSSINSQPWQFVFVSDEATKEAFAKVSMANEEKILKASHLVIFMANSDMPYFEEKLGRATSPYAIDFYQQRLKSRGDVALYSWLNNQVYIALGVFLSACASMGIDSTAMEGIQQVEYDKILGDRHYTTLFAVAIGYRDEEDGNQLHLKAKTRLPQEEVVKEFSL from the coding sequence ATGGACTTTTTAAATTTGGCGCAAACGCGCTATACGACTAAGAAATACAGTGGTAAAGGGGTAGCTGAGGCTGATATTGAGAAATTGAAGGAGATATTACGCCTGGCTCCGTCGTCGATTAATTCGCAGCCTTGGCAGTTTGTTTTTGTGAGTGATGAGGCTACTAAGGAGGCTTTTGCGAAGGTGTCGATGGCTAATGAGGAGAAGATACTGAAAGCGAGCCATTTGGTGATATTTATGGCTAATAGTGATATGCCTTATTTTGAGGAGAAATTGGGCAGGGCTACGAGTCCTTATGCTATTGACTTTTATCAGCAAAGGCTTAAGAGTAGGGGAGATGTGGCGTTGTACTCATGGTTGAACAATCAGGTATATATTGCGCTTGGGGTGTTTTTGAGTGCTTGTGCCTCGATGGGTATTGATAGTACTGCTATGGAGGGTATCCAGCAGGTGGAATATGATAAGATACTGGGAGACAGGCATTACACAACGCTTTTTGCGGTGGCAATAGGTTATAGAGATGAGGAGGATGGGAATCAGCTTCATTTGAAGGCTAAAACGCGTTTGCCGCAGGAAGAGGTGGTGAAGGAGTTTTCGTTATAA
- a CDS encoding GNAT family N-acetyltransferase produces MSQLTFRNATPADARQVASLLTASFANYPMYRTILNRFFKTNEAYYNYLNKLHYVQAMTNIRKGHCLVAEINGTIIATAVMQELGKTHFTLTDYLRSGALPVLQYLRPTLHFLPFLEKSSLQAKTNAPAHSWYLESYVVHPQWQGQQIGSRFFHESIFPYITQKGAQSLALVTNTHDNCRFYTRHGFTQTHYHQIQNVDVWTFIAKFQQPPSRTNE; encoded by the coding sequence ATGTCACAACTTACATTCCGTAACGCCACCCCTGCCGATGCCCGCCAAGTAGCCTCCCTACTCACAGCCTCATTCGCCAACTACCCTATGTACCGCACCATCCTCAACCGCTTCTTCAAAACCAATGAAGCCTATTATAACTATCTCAACAAACTCCACTACGTACAAGCAATGACCAATATACGCAAAGGCCACTGCCTTGTCGCCGAAATCAACGGAACAATCATAGCCACCGCCGTAATGCAAGAACTCGGCAAAACCCACTTCACCCTTACCGACTACCTACGCAGCGGCGCCCTCCCCGTCCTCCAATACCTCCGCCCCACCCTACATTTCCTCCCCTTTTTAGAAAAAAGCAGCCTACAAGCCAAAACCAATGCCCCCGCACACAGCTGGTATTTAGAAAGTTACGTAGTACACCCCCAGTGGCAAGGACAGCAGATAGGCAGTCGTTTCTTTCACGAATCCATATTCCCCTACATCACCCAAAAAGGCGCCCAATCCCTAGCCCTTGTAACCAACACCCACGACAACTGTCGCTTCTACACCCGCCACGGTTTCACCCAAACCCACTACCATCAAATCCAAAACGTCGATGTATGGACCTTCATAGCTAAGTTCCAACAACCACCATCCCGAACGAACGAATAA
- a CDS encoding restriction endonuclease — protein sequence MKNVTIKGETSKTTQIAQKVIYAVFETLKKEPEGLPKKDLLTKVAPIFSSDNYANSFLEKSGGRRWETILNFYSINCTKAGFLIKKSGNWSLTQEGEEAMKQGAAKLLQTIKQKYKEWQSSDNIDTEVEEPDAEVNSQTQLAFLETFKDKALEGINAFIRAKNPYEFQDLVATLLKAMGYYIAEVAKKGKDGGIDIIAYKDPLGVEAPRIIVQVKHYTDDNKVSAPAVQQLAGVLKRSTDIGIFVTSSSFTSEAKREAHNNTKHIQLIDFTKFVELWETYYANLSLEDRKQLPLEPIYFLGTNQ from the coding sequence ATGAAGAATGTAACTATTAAAGGAGAAACATCAAAAACAACGCAAATAGCACAAAAGGTAATTTATGCAGTTTTTGAAACTCTAAAAAAAGAACCCGAAGGGCTGCCTAAAAAAGATTTACTCACTAAAGTAGCTCCTATTTTTTCTTCAGATAACTATGCCAATAGTTTCCTTGAGAAATCAGGAGGACGCCGATGGGAAACAATACTCAACTTCTATAGCATTAACTGCACTAAAGCAGGCTTTTTAATTAAAAAATCAGGAAATTGGAGCTTGACTCAAGAAGGCGAAGAGGCTATGAAGCAAGGAGCTGCAAAGTTGCTCCAAACCATTAAGCAAAAATATAAAGAATGGCAATCCTCAGATAATATCGATACAGAAGTGGAGGAACCTGATGCAGAGGTTAATTCGCAAACACAATTAGCCTTTTTAGAAACCTTTAAAGATAAAGCTTTAGAGGGTATAAATGCTTTTATTAGAGCTAAAAACCCCTATGAATTCCAAGATTTAGTTGCTACACTACTAAAAGCTATGGGCTATTATATAGCAGAAGTAGCAAAGAAAGGTAAAGATGGGGGTATCGATATTATAGCCTATAAAGACCCACTGGGGGTAGAAGCTCCACGTATTATTGTACAAGTAAAACATTACACTGATGATAATAAAGTTTCAGCTCCAGCAGTACAACAATTAGCAGGAGTACTCAAAAGGAGTACAGATATAGGTATTTTTGTAACTTCAAGTTCTTTTACCTCTGAAGCAAAACGTGAGGCTCATAATAATACTAAACATATACAGCTTATAGACTTTACTAAGTTTGTCGAACTATGGGAAACATATTACGCCAATTTATCATTAGAAGATAGAAAGCAACTCCCACTAGAGCCTATATACTTTTTAGGTACAAACCAATAA